In Streptococcus gallolyticus subsp. gallolyticus DSM 16831, the sequence AAACACATTGGACAAGGTGCACCAGTTGTAAATAAAGTTGTTCCTGATAAATCATGTGTGCCAAGTTTTTTACCAGCTTTACGAATTGCCGTCACTTCTCCGTGAGCTGTTGGGTCATGATGAGCTAGAACCATATTGTGACCGCTAGCAACAATCTCACCGTTTTTTACAATCACAGAACCGAAGGGACCACCGTCACCTTTTTTAATACCGTCATAAGCTTCTTGAATCGCTTTTTGCATGTAATCTTCAAGCATTTCAAACACGCTCCTTTCACTATTAATATAGCAAAAAATCTAATTTGTAACCATTTTTAGACAATTTACAAGGTGATTAGATATTAAGCAATTAATATTTTCAGTAAATACCACTCTTCACACTTCCTCTCTTGTTAGCATGACAAGATACTCTGTTGTTCCTTCTTCAAATTTCTTTGTGTCGGTTAAGTGAAAGCCATGTGCCTCGTAAAAACGAATGGCATCTTGATTTTTTTCAATTGCCCACAAAAAGGTAATCGGATAATGTGCCTTAGCGTATTCAATCAAGGCAGAGCCAATGCTCTGATTTTGGAAAAAGTAGTCAACATACAGTTCGACAATTTCATTTCCCTCTACACGAATGAATCCCTTGACAATCCCGTCATCATAAACCAAAATATTGTCAATAATGCCTTCGTCAATGTATTGCTTCGCAACTGAAATCACTTGTAGCTCACCAAATGAAAAGTCATCATCTTGAAAAATCGGACGGAATTTTATTCTTTTTACAAAGACAAGGATTTCCGCAATTCGTGAAATATCCTCTTTTCTCGCTTTTCTTATCATATTTTCTCCTTTTCAATCATTAATACTAAAAACTAAGTCCATAAGGATGTGATAAAAAGCGGTGAGCAATCTTCACTTTTAACAAAACCACAGTTTTCATAAAAGTTAATTTCTTTATTATATCCAATCACTGCAATCCGCATGAAAGATTTGTATTTTTCCTTTACCATCTGAATCAATTTTCTACCGATAGCATGTCCTTGATAGTCTGGATCAACAAGTAAATAGTGAATATAGGCATTCATCACCCCATCATCCATGACACAAATCATCCCTATTAATTTATCCCCATCCCAAGCCGAATAAACGGTTTTAAAATTCTGCATGGCAAGGACTAATTTTTCAGGAAAATGACCAGATGACCATTCCACCGACAGAAACAAACGTTCTAGATCACTACATTTAAAATTTTGAATAGATTTATAATCAATATTTGTCACCATTTGATATCCTCTTTTCTTTATTCAGCTGTGGCTATGATAGCACCACACGCCTTAATCTTTATTATAATATTGCATTTCGTCTTGCATTTGACAAAAGCCGTAATTTTCATAGAGCTTTCTTCCTATTTGGGTAGCTTCAAGCGTAATATGGTCAATGCCTCGTTCTTTTGAATCGGCGATTAGTAAATCTAGCAATTTTGTTGCTATTCCTTTTCTGCGGTGTTCGGGTGCGACATACATATTCATGATATAAGCTTTTTTGCCACTTGGATTATGATAAGTCGGCATGACCTGATAATATGACACGGCGCCAGCACCGATGACATTATCATCGGCATTATAAACAAGAAAAGCAGTATGATTATCACTAGCCAACGCTTCTTGGTAATAAAGTCTTGACGACTTCTCAACTTCCTTCATATCGACTGATAGGTCTAATTGGTTGGCTGAACGCAGAACATTTACTCTGGTGGAAACAAGGATTTCCAAATCTGATAAACTTGCTTTTTTAAACTTCATTTTAACTCCTTAATGTCATTGCTTAAGCTGTCTGGCAAATGATGCAAATACATATCGATAGCATCTGTGCTATGTTCAAGGACTGTCATCAAGCCTTGGTCTGGATTAGCATGATTGTCATGATAATCAATTTCACCCTCGGCATTGGGATAAAAAGCTAATTTTTCCTCATCAAGTGAAAACTCTGCATGAACATTCTTCTTGTTTCCTCTAGCATCTAAGCGCAGCCATTTTCCTAAAGAATCAAGATAAGCGGTATTAAGGGCGTGAATGCAATAGCCCGTGTCTGGAGTCGAGCCAAGAGTATCAAGCGCTGATAAGAAAAGCCTGACGGGATCCCGTTCGCACGAAGAAGGGCTGCTAAAAGATTGGCTTTTGCCCAACAAATACCGACACCCTCGCGCAGACAATCACTAGCCGATACTGTCACTCTGCTATCTTGAACATCCCATGAATGTGAAATCTTATCTCGCACAAACTGAAAGGTGTTTTTTACCAAGTCAATCTCGTCACTACTCTCCTTTTTCAACTGACGTGCTTGTTGTTGAATCTTTGGATGATCATAATCAACATACTTTGTTGCTTCTAAATACGCTTGGTTCATGCACATTTCCCTTTGAATTATCAGAATATTATGGTAATAGTATTTTAACATAAAAAAACTGCCGTTACAATGAACGACAGGTATGTTTGTTATAAAATCGCCATTAGCAAACTTACGATAGGTAAGGTGATTAGGCAGGCGATTGTTGTCATCATGATTGCACAGACGGCATAATCACCGTCAGACCCATTGGCTTCAGCGAGCATTGGCACGAGTTCAATTCCTGGTAGCGCAGCCATATAGGCAATGGTAGCTGACATGTCTTCTGGCAATCCTAGTTGTGCCATGACAAAGAAAGCAACAACTGGAATAGCAATCATTTTAACGATAATACCAGCGTATAATTCACCACACTTAAGGACTGGTTTTAGATTTGCTGAGCAAAGAACACCACCAATATAAATAAGGGCAAGTGGCATTGATGTGCTTCCAATGGTGTTAAGAACGGATTCAGCAATAGTTGGAACGGGAATTCCCACTACTATGAAAATGACGGCTAAGACAATAGCGACAAGTGGTGGAGAGACCAGATTTTTTAGCGTTGCCAAAGAAAAGCCTTCTTTTGCTTGACTGGCTGGCTGTGTTAAGGTCACTCCGTATGTCCAAAAGAATAATTGATCGACAATGGTAAAGACTGACACGTACAAAATTGCTGTATCTGGATAAATAGCCGCAACTAGCGGAATTCCCATGAAACCAATATTCCCAAAGACAAAAGATGCTCTGTAAATCTTCTGACGATTGCCTTTTAAGCCAAATACTTTTTCAATACAGATATTGACAAGCACCAAAGCGATATAAAGTGCAATGCCGACAGGGACAATAATCAAACTCTGCATCAGTGACTGTCTGGTCGCACTCGTCACAGCATTAATAAAAATATAACAAGGAAGCGCGATTTTCATAACAAGTCCAGAAACACCTGCTAATGACGCTTCTTCTAATATCCTTAATTTTACAGCCAACACGCCCACACAAATCAAAATCAAAAAAATCCCAATCTGCGTCAGCACTATCATAAATTGTTCCAATGTCTTACTAAACCTTTCTTTAAATACATTTATTTAACGGTAAAACGACTAGTGCGCCTTAACCTAGAAGACGACATTAACTAGTTTTGTTTTGATTTGAAAAACAGAAACATAGCAAAGATAAACAGAGGTATTCCAGATACTATTCCAATAAGAGCTGGACCAAGCAAAGTCATCGCTCCTGTGTTCACAACACAAACCATTAAAGGAAGGAGCGTAACGGCATTAATCGCACCATGGCAAATTGCTGGAAACCAAATTGATTTACTCTTTTCATAAACCCAGTCACATAATATGCCTGAGGTAACCGTGAAAATACAGAAAATCAGCATTCCTACAATCGGAAAACCTGGATAGTCAGTACCATATTCATAGCCGATCAGTCCGATAATTGGCCAATGCCAGATTCCCCAAATAATACCTCCAAGTAATCTGCCCTTATTTTTTCCATATTTTGCTTTCAATTGAGGATACAAGAAACCTCGCCAACCAACTTCCTCACCAATCGCTAACATGGCATTTATCACTGGAGCATAGGTTATACAGGCAAAAGTATTTATCAAAACTAAGAGAGGATAGCTGATTCCTTTTGCTTGCAGCTGAGCAAGAGCCTCTTTTCCATTATAAGAAGCCGCATAATACTGACCACTCAAATCAAACTGTTTTGGGAAAATCATAAAATAAAGTATCGCACCCAAAACCGTTAAAAGCAATGGAGCAAACCAAGTAATCAAGAATACTTTAGCATTTCCTTTAAATTGAAATTTCCACCCCAAACCTTTTAGATGATGTTTTGTTAACAGCACTCCTAACAAAGGTGTGAACATCATTATAGAAAGTAGTAACTGCACAAACAGCGTGTTTCCCATATGATAAACAATAGCAACAACTATCTGCATTAGCCATGCTAATGCAAATGTCCATAATAAATACCGTTGTACTTCTTTTCGTGAATATCCCTTATTCATAATAATCACTCCCTTTTACGTTATCAATAGCATCACTCTAACGCCATGACATATATTTGACATGGGTTGCAGTCATCCCACAATGTCGGAAACACTTCAAATTCCTTAAAACCAAGTGAAAGATAGAAACGATTTGTGCTATCATAACTATCGTATTTTCCCATTTGAACCGTTTTGACTTGAAGAAAAGTGTAACCTTTTTCGGTAGCAATCTCTTTAGCTTTCAAAACAAGAGCTTTTCCAACACCCTGTCGGTGATATTCTTTCAAAACTCCCATTACAAATAGCTCAACTGTATCTCTTCCAGTTTCTTTCAAATAAACAAAACCAACTGGGTGTTTTTTATCATAAGCAGCTATAAATGGGCACTTTGCACTTTCTTTGATGTAGTTCTCACGCGCTTCAGAAATCCCAAACCATTCAGGCAAAGCTCCTAAAATAAAATGTGTTATATCTTGTTTCTCAGTATCATCAATTATTTCTTTGAGTTTCATTGTATTTTTAAAATTTTGAAACAGACTTCCTAATCAATTCTGCCACTTTTAGCTAATTTCATAGCGTCCGCAGTTAAAAAAGTTCTACGAATCATTGTTTCAATGTAGCGCTCCATAAGTTTTTCATCATCAAGAAACAACGTAAAAAATCTTAATGTCCTTGTTTGATTAAACCAAACGATTTTTATTGGTACTTTTAAGGTTTTACTTTCTCCACCGACTGCCAAACTTGATTGTTCATCTTTCAACTCTTGCATTTTAAAAAAATCATTTTCATTCTGACGAAAATTTTCGATACATTCAATCTCTTTAGAACCAGGTAGTGAACTGTAAGTAATGGTAGAAATATTCATTAAATCAGCCTTGTTCATATAACTAGCCCAATCAACCATGCCTTTCCAACCATAACCACGAGCAGCTAACAAAACGTCATACTGATGCCAAGCTTCTTGACTACAATGACGAATCTCTTTAATGTAACTTTCATCATCTAAAACATCACTAGAAGTCAACCTCTTCTTTTTCTTGAAAAAATCAAGTAGTCCCATAAAATCCCCCTTCATAAATCTTAAAAATCTTCATAAACAACTTACCTTAAAAATCAAATGCAAGCTAAACTTTCATTCTGCGTTTTTAACTAACAAGCTAACACACTCAACGGTTCGCTGTTACCGTCTCATTTCGTCGTTAACTCCTCATTCTACGACAGCTATCGCATGGGCAGAACATCTGCTTCTACTTTCGCTGTTTCATCAGCTCGTACAAGCAGTGATACTGCCTCAACGTGATGCGTATTTTGGAGTGCGACTATCCAGTGGATAGTTGCAGCAGCTTTCCTTAAAATTCAAAAATCCAACATATAAAGAATACTATCCCTATCCGGGTACGTATACGGTATAGGAAGTTCTTCCATACTTATTATATGAAACCCAGCCCTTTCATAAAATCTATGAGATGCCGTAGCAACAGAAGGCGTATCTAAAATAATATGCTGGATATCTATTTCTTTAGCGTATTTCAGTAATGCATTATATAAAGACAATCCTACTTTCTTTGAGCGGAAATCTTTATGGACGAAAAATTTCTTTAAGATTGCGCATTGATTTTCTTTAAGCATTAACCCGATTGTTCCTACTACTTTCTCATCAGATAAGGCAATCCAAAACTCTCCTCCGTCCTGTTGATAAAACCGGCTAATATCTATCAAATCCGGCTGTTCCTGAAGTGAAAGATTGATCTTTGCTTCATTGTTCTGTATATCAAGAATAAGTGATATTATTTCATCATTATATTTTCCTTTATAAGTCTCGATTTTCATTTATAGCAACACACCTCTCATTTCTAATTGTTAGCGTCTATCTTCCTTAGCCACTAATATTTAAAAATAATTGTTATCTCAGATTTCGGCAGTAATCTGACATCTAAATCACAGCTTCAACCCTATCACAAAAACATCTAAACCACTAACTCAACCCTCTGACATCCAAACCGCCTACTCAACCCTACGGACAATTTCTTTGATATGTTTCCACAGAATGATTTTTGCGGCCATTTTCTCTCACCGCAACCGACGTCCGGATGCCCGAAAAGCCCGTAAATACTCACTTTTCCGCACTCTATCGTTCAACCCGTGACATCAAGACTACCGTCTCCACATGTGTTGTCTGTTCCTTGAGAATACAATTTTTTATCCTCGTCACTGTTTTGAGGACACAATTTATCTGGTTCTAGTTTAGCATTTTTACGTTTACTTTTAAATTTTTTACCATTCTTGTTTTGAGTTTCACCCGTTTTGAATATTATAGTTAACATTGCAGGATCAATTTCTCCGTCGCTATTTACTCCACCTACAATAATTTTCTCAACAATACTTTCAAAAACTGTACGATCAAACTCCGTAAGCATTTTCTGTGAAGATAGCGAGTGCTTAAACTCAGTTAGTCTTTTCTTTACATCAACTTCTGACTTCAATGTTGTTTCAATATTTACCTTCTCTTCTGATAGAAACTCTTTTTCTGAGGAAATTTCATTGTACTTTTCATTGTATATGGAATCGCTAATTTTCCCTTCGAGCCTTAGATTTACAAGATTCTCCTCTTTTTTTAGTAATGTTCGAAGTTTGTTTGTAATCCTTTTTAGTTCCTTGTTAAGGCTATTGTCATTCAATTCTGATTCAATTGTTTCAAGTAAGTCTGTCATTAAATTTTCATTTGAATGATAGAGTTGTCTGTAAGCTTCCATGAAAGCCCCCTCAATAGCGAGCTCTTCTAATCCTTTACTATGCTTACAAAATTTCTTTCCTTTCTTAATTGATGTAACGCAGTGCCACACAACTTTGCGATAATCTGATCGGCAGTGCCAACTTCTTCTAGATAATATTGAACCACAAAAACCACATTCTAACATGCTACTAAAAGCATACATTTTTGAATAACGTTCACGCTTGCCATTTACATTTGCAGCAGTCTTCTTATTTCCTGCTCGACGCAATCTAATCTCCTGTGCTTTTTCAAAATCTTCTTTAGATATTATAGGTTCATGATTATCTTTGATATAATACTTATCTTCTTCTCCAAAATTACTCAACCTTCTCTTACTTATTGGGTCAACTGTAAAAGTTTTCCCCATTAGAATATCACCTTTATATTTTTCATTCTTTATGATTCCTAGAACTGTTGTATCATTCCAATGTTTTAATCCTCTTGGCGATTTGTAACCAAGTTCATCAAGTTCCCTTGCAATTACTTTTCCTCCAATACCTTCTAGATATCTTTCAAAAATGTAACGAACAATTTTGGCTTCTTTTTTATTAATTGAAATCTGCTTGGTTTCTACATCATAATCATACCCTAGGCACCCTTGAAAGCCAACCAATTCTCCACGTTGCATCTTCATTTTTAATCCTTTTTTCACATGGGCAGAAGTATTTTCTACTTCTTGCTGTGCAACGGAGCTGAGAATAGTCAGAAGTAATTCTCCATCCATTGTTAGGGTATCTATGTTTTCTTCCTCAAAATATACTCCAATTTGCATATCCTTTAACATTCTGACATACTTCAAAGTATCTAGAGTATTCCTTGCAAATCTAGCAATTGCTTTTGTGACAATGTAATCTATTTCTCCATTTACACAATCATTTATTAATCGTTGAAAATCTTGTCTCTTTCCTACTTGTGTTCCTGAAATACCTTCATCTGCATAAATATCTGCCAGCTCCCAATCTGAACGCTGAGAAATATAATCTTTATAATGTCTCACCTGAGATTCATAGCTGTTCTTCTGATCTTCGCTATCAGAACTAACTCGGCAATAAGCAGCAACCCTCTTTAAGTGTCTTTCTATATTGTCGCCTCTTCGACGAACTAAAGAATCAGCTTTTATTATTTCAACATTATTTTTTTTCATACTGAATTTCCTCCTTTTGATTCTATATTACCGCGTTCAAATCAAAAGGTCAGCTATTTTGTGTACTTAATACGCAGTCTATTTTTTATTTTTTCATATTCCTTTTTAGTCAACATATTTTTGGAATATAAAAAGTTAAGCATTGAAAGTTGCATACTGTATTTTACTGCTGATTGTTCCAAAACTTTCCCTCCTGAAAACATGTTACTCTATGTTATTCTTGTGGGTATGAATGGTTAGTTCAATCATGGGAATTTCACCCGCTGTCCTTTTACGATGGCAGCCTGAACGGTCAGAAGTATCATTATCAATATTTGTGTCATGGCAGATAGGTTACCATCCTATTTTTGAATAAATGATTTTCGCTCATTTCCTGGCGCATTACATTCTATTGCTCAACAAATAAATAAAGTCCCACCTAGAATTATTCAATTGTCAATGAACAAATCAGGAGGGACTATTTTAAATTATTCTTTATTCGGTGGGGAAAGTCAGTTTGCCCCAACAAATAATCTGTACTGACATTATATAAATTTGAAAGTTTTATTAATACTTCTGCCGTTAAGATACGTTCTCCTCTCTCAATTTTTGCATAAGCAGAGTGAGTAAACGAAAGTTTTTCGGCAACGTATTTTTGAGTGAAATCATTGTCTTCTCTCAAATCCCTTAAACGTCGGTACATCAATCTTTCTCCTAAGGAAAAGTATAGAGGTTGACTCGGGAAATATTGAAAAATTGTCCTATTTGGACAATTCATTTCTGAATACAAAGCACTTCTCGAACATAATTAATCGAGAAGTGCACTTAGGTTAACTATAAGTTAGAAAAAATTATCATTAATTACTACTTATTTATAAAACTTCATCTTTTTTATAACCAAACATCCAAGTTAGGGCAAATGCAGAAGCAAATGCAATCAAGTTTGTCAGGATATAAAGTGGTAATTGTTCATTCAAGTACAGAAGTGTTCCAGGAATACCTGTCAATCCCAATCCTGTTGCTTTAAGTTGGAAAATTGATGCGAAGAATCCTCCAACGCCACCACCAATCATTGACATAATAAATGGTCTTCCAAGGCGTAGTGTAACACCAAAGACTGCAGGTTCAGTAATCCCAAGAGCTGCCGACAAGGCAGATGGATATGCTACTTGTTTCATTTTGTTTGAAACTGTCTTAATTGCAATCGCTAGAACTGCTCCTGCTTGAGCAACGTTACCACATGTCCCAACAGGATTTAGTAAGTTCCATCCGTCTTTCGCAAGCATATTAATTTCAAGAAGACTTAGAATATGATGGATTCCCAAAATACCAAGTAGTTGTCCAAAGGAACCATAAATCAAGCCACCAAGACCAAATGGTAAAGTTAATAAGAATTCTACAGCTGCAAGAACGTAAACTTCAATCTCATGAAAAACTGGGCCGATGATAAACAAACCCAAGACCAAACCACTTAAGAGAGTCAAGAATGGGCGTAAGATTAAATCAAGAGAATCTGGAATTGTCTTTTTGAGCCATTTTTCAATCCTTGTTGTAACGAGTGCAGTCATAAAGGCAGGCAATACAGATGCTTGGTAACCAACAACCTTAATAAATCCAAAGAAGATCATTGGCTCAGCTTCTCCTGCTCCCACCGCATAAGCATTAGGCAAGATAGAGTTAACCAACATTAAGCCCAATACCATTCCAAGGATAGGTGTTCCACCAAAGATATTGAATGTAGACCAAGCTACAAGTGCAGGTAAAAATGCAAAAGCTGTATCTGTCAATATTTGAGTAAATTGAATTAATTGAACTGGTACATCAGCTGGTGTCAATCCAAAAACACCAAGAACTGCTTCCTGTGTCAAGAGTCCACGTAATCCCATAAATAAACCTGTGGCAACCAGAACAGGTATAATTGGCACAAAGACATCACCAAATATACGAATTGCTCGTCTGAAGGTCCGTTTTTCTGGTTCAGCTAACTCATCGTCAACTTTAGCAGTCATTGCTTGTCCAATTAGAGGCATAAATTCTTCATAGACTTTATCAACAAGTCCTGTCCCAAGGATAATTTGATATTGCCCTGAATTATAAAAACTACCTTTTACCTTATCCAGATTTTCAATAGCTTTTACATCCACTAAATCTTGGTTTTTAGTAATGATGCGTAACCGAGTTGCACAATGTTGAGCAGACTTTACATTTTCTGCACCACCGACATATTTTAATATTTCTTTTGCTGTAGTTTTATTATCCATTTTCTTCTCAACTTTCTAATTTTGAATAGGAAAGATTCATTTGATTCGAGGAACGAATGTCACAAGAACGATTTTCTTGCTGTAAGAAATAACGTAAAGACATAACTTTCTCACCCTTGTTTATGAACAGTTCCATAGCAGAGCTGTCAATAAAAATTTGAAGTGCTGTCAGTTCCTTGAGTGGAATTGTTTTTGTATGCACCTGTTTGTCTGACCATGATTTTCTTGAAAGAATCAATTTCTGATGTTTGTATTTAAGTGTCACATTTTGGTCGAACAAGGCAAGTTCAATGCTTGATGGGCTCTTACTCCATGTCATATCAATGACAGACTGAGTAGCTAACTCCTCTGATTCATAAAGAACCGTTTCAAGCGATTCTATCGTCTTTCTACTTTGAAGAATTTCTTGGAGGGGCAGTTGGTAAAGTTTGCCATCTATCACCCTTAATTCTCTAGGCATGGTCAAACAATGGAGATAACCAAAGTCTTTTGTAGGGCAAGCCGCTTCTTCTTTAGAGTCCATACGGTTCATCCAGGCCCACATCAGCCGTCTCCCTTTGGGATCTGAAAACGTTTGAGGAGCATAGAAATCAAATCCGTCATCCATTGGTTGAATCTCACTTGTAGGATAAAA encodes:
- a CDS encoding nucleoside deaminase, producing MLEDYMQKAIQEAYDGIKKGDGGPFGSVIVKNGEIVASGHNMVLAHHDPTAHGEVTAIRKAGKKLGTHDLSGTTLFTTGAPCPMCLAACLWANIDKVYYGCTIADNAMIGFRDQRFDELMGGRKNLPKDYLVQLNHDECLKLFKDYQEMTHNLY
- a CDS encoding GNAT family N-acetyltransferase: MIRKARKEDISRIAEILVFVKRIKFRPIFQDDDFSFGELQVISVAKQYIDEGIIDNILVYDDGIVKGFIRVEGNEIVELYVDYFFQNQSIGSALIEYAKAHYPITFLWAIEKNQDAIRFYEAHGFHLTDTKKFEEGTTEYLVMLTREEV
- a CDS encoding GNAT family N-acetyltransferase, which gives rise to MVTNIDYKSIQNFKCSDLERLFLSVEWSSGHFPEKLVLAMQNFKTVYSAWDGDKLIGMICVMDDGVMNAYIHYLLVDPDYQGHAIGRKLIQMVKEKYKSFMRIAVIGYNKEINFYENCGFVKSEDCSPLFITSLWT
- a CDS encoding GNAT family N-acetyltransferase; this encodes MKFKKASLSDLEILVSTRVNVLRSANQLDLSVDMKEVEKSSRLYYQEALASDNHTAFLVYNADDNVIGAGAVSYYQVMPTYHNPSGKKAYIMNMYVAPEHRRKGIATKLLDLLIADSKERGIDHITLEATQIGRKLYENYGFCQMQDEMQYYNKD
- a CDS encoding AEC family transporter produces the protein MIVLTQIGIFLILICVGVLAVKLRILEEASLAGVSGLVMKIALPCYIFINAVTSATRQSLMQSLIIVPVGIALYIALVLVNICIEKVFGLKGNRQKIYRASFVFGNIGFMGIPLVAAIYPDTAILYVSVFTIVDQLFFWTYGVTLTQPASQAKEGFSLATLKNLVSPPLVAIVLAVIFIVVGIPVPTIAESVLNTIGSTSMPLALIYIGGVLCSANLKPVLKCGELYAGIIVKMIAIPVVAFFVMAQLGLPEDMSATIAYMAALPGIELVPMLAEANGSDGDYAVCAIMMTTIACLITLPIVSLLMAIL
- a CDS encoding CPBP family intramembrane glutamic endopeptidase — its product is MNKGYSRKEVQRYLLWTFALAWLMQIVVAIVYHMGNTLFVQLLLSIMMFTPLLGVLLTKHHLKGLGWKFQFKGNAKVFLITWFAPLLLTVLGAILYFMIFPKQFDLSGQYYAASYNGKEALAQLQAKGISYPLLVLINTFACITYAPVINAMLAIGEEVGWRGFLYPQLKAKYGKNKGRLLGGIIWGIWHWPIIGLIGYEYGTDYPGFPIVGMLIFCIFTVTSGILCDWVYEKSKSIWFPAICHGAINAVTLLPLMVCVVNTGAMTLLGPALIGIVSGIPLFIFAMFLFFKSKQN
- a CDS encoding GNAT family N-acetyltransferase — protein: MKLKEIIDDTEKQDITHFILGALPEWFGISEARENYIKESAKCPFIAAYDKKHPVGFVYLKETGRDTVELFVMGVLKEYHRQGVGKALVLKAKEIATEKGYTFLQVKTVQMGKYDSYDSTNRFYLSLGFKEFEVFPTLWDDCNPCQIYVMALE
- a CDS encoding GNAT family N-acetyltransferase, with the protein product MKIETYKGKYNDEIISLILDIQNNEAKINLSLQEQPDLIDISRFYQQDGGEFWIALSDEKVVGTIGLMLKENQCAILKKFFVHKDFRSKKVGLSLYNALLKYAKEIDIQHIILDTPSVATASHRFYERAGFHIISMEELPIPYTYPDRDSILYMLDF
- a CDS encoding recombinase family protein, producing MKKNNVEIIKADSLVRRRGDNIERHLKRVAAYCRVSSDSEDQKNSYESQVRHYKDYISQRSDWELADIYADEGISGTQVGKRQDFQRLINDCVNGEIDYIVTKAIARFARNTLDTLKYVRMLKDMQIGVYFEEENIDTLTMDGELLLTILSSVAQQEVENTSAHVKKGLKMKMQRGELVGFQGCLGYDYDVETKQISINKKEAKIVRYIFERYLEGIGGKVIARELDELGYKSPRGLKHWNDTTVLGIIKNEKYKGDILMGKTFTVDPISKRRLSNFGEEDKYYIKDNHEPIISKEDFEKAQEIRLRRAGNKKTAANVNGKRERYSKMYAFSSMLECGFCGSILSRRSWHCRSDYRKVVWHCVTSIKKGKKFCKHSKGLEELAIEGAFMEAYRQLYHSNENLMTDLLETIESELNDNSLNKELKRITNKLRTLLKKEENLVNLRLEGKISDSIYNEKYNEISSEKEFLSEEKVNIETTLKSEVDVKKRLTEFKHSLSSQKMLTEFDRTVFESIVEKIIVGGVNSDGEIDPAMLTIIFKTGETQNKNGKKFKSKRKNAKLEPDKLCPQNSDEDKKLYSQGTDNTCGDGSLDVTG
- a CDS encoding SHOCT domain-containing protein — protein: MFSGGKVLEQSAVKYSMQLSMLNFLYSKNMLTKKEYEKIKNRLRIKYTK
- a CDS encoding helix-turn-helix domain-containing protein; protein product: MYRRLRDLREDNDFTQKYVAEKLSFTHSAYAKIERGERILTAEVLIKLSNLYNVSTDYLLGQTDFPHRIKNNLK
- a CDS encoding PTS transporter subunit EIIC, whose protein sequence is MDNKTTAKEILKYVGGAENVKSAQHCATRLRIITKNQDLVDVKAIENLDKVKGSFYNSGQYQIILGTGLVDKVYEEFMPLIGQAMTAKVDDELAEPEKRTFRRAIRIFGDVFVPIIPVLVATGLFMGLRGLLTQEAVLGVFGLTPADVPVQLIQFTQILTDTAFAFLPALVAWSTFNIFGGTPILGMVLGLMLVNSILPNAYAVGAGEAEPMIFFGFIKVVGYQASVLPAFMTALVTTRIEKWLKKTIPDSLDLILRPFLTLLSGLVLGLFIIGPVFHEIEVYVLAAVEFLLTLPFGLGGLIYGSFGQLLGILGIHHILSLLEINMLAKDGWNLLNPVGTCGNVAQAGAVLAIAIKTVSNKMKQVAYPSALSAALGITEPAVFGVTLRLGRPFIMSMIGGGVGGFFASIFQLKATGLGLTGIPGTLLYLNEQLPLYILTNLIAFASAFALTWMFGYKKDEVL